A single region of the Nicotiana sylvestris chromosome 6, ASM39365v2, whole genome shotgun sequence genome encodes:
- the LOC104226073 gene encoding NDR1/HIN1-like protein 10 has product MGDHNRPVTGYPAAPPNPNVFSSAAQPPPATAYPYTAPPPYFNNNPYHHYPNPYASQRNTLLRRAIAIIVASTIITGTILFILWLLISPRIPEFQIDSLTISNLNLSNSLITANWDLHFTAKNPNKKMTLYYDEIAAAIFFDSLSVADTTVPPFFMDKGNETAQKVSFVASGAYVEKWAFDGMNKEKAQSGSIGFNVRMVARVGFKAGAWRARRRYLRVYCGVLSVGIGANKSSGNLLGGPRQCRVGL; this is encoded by the coding sequence ATGGGCGACCATAATAGACCAGTCACCGGCTACCCCGCCGCCCCTCCAAACCCCAATGTCTTCTCCTCCGCCGCTCAACCACCTCCTGCCACCGCCTACCCTTACACCGCACCACCACCGTATTTCAACAACAACCCCTACCACCACTACCCAAACCCTTATGCATCACAGCGTAATACCCTTCTCCGCCGAGCAATCGCCATAATCGTTGCTTCTACAATCATCACTGGTACAATTCTCTTTATCCTCTGGCTTTTAATTAGTCCCCGCATCCCCGAATTCCAAATCGACTCACTCACTATTTCAAACCTCAATCTTTCCAACTCCTTAATTACTGCCAACTGGGATCTCCATTTTACTGCTAAAAATCCCAACAAAAAGATGACTCTATACTACGACGAGATTGCGGCGGCGATTTTTTTCGATTCGCTGTCGGTTGCTGATACTACGGTTCCACCTTTCTTTATGGATAAAGGAAATGAGACGGCCCAGAAAGTTAGCTTTGTTGCATCGGGGGCTTATGTGGAGAAATGGGCTTTTGATGGTATGAATAAAGAGAAGGCCCAAAGTGGGAGTATTGGGTTTAATGTGAGGATGGTGGCTAGGGTTGGATTTAAAGCTGGAGCTTGGAGAGCAAGGAGGAGGTATTTGAGGGTTTATTGTGGGGTTTTGTCTGTTGGGATTGGGGCAAATAAGTCTTCTGGGAATTTACTTGGAGGCCCGAGGCAGTGTCGGGTTGGGCTTTGA